The region ATTGAACAGAAGACTCAAATACTATAACATTTATACCTTTATAAGCTTCCTCAATAGTTTGGCATAATTCTCTTACTGAATTAGAGCCAATATTATCCTGCACATTTCTTAATTTACCTTTTTGTATCTTGTCCTCTTTTTTGAAAGTATCTTTTATAACTTTATTTAAATTATGGCGTATATATATAATTCTTTCTGTTATTTTTCCAAGTTCATCTTTCCTATTTGTATCATAAAAATATTCCGCTGCATTATCCTTAACTTCTGTATTTAAAAGAATCAAAATATCTTTTAGCTGTCTATAAAAATCCTTAAAAATAAAACTAATAAGTGCAAACGCAGTACTAATTATACAAAAACCTACTGTTACAATTAATATATTAACTTTATTATGTAAAAAATCATATTTATTACTTCTCTCTTCAACATACTTTAAATTAATATTTACAAGCTTATCTTCTTCATTAATTATAGAACTTGCAATTTCATCCATATCATTTAATTGATTTGACATATCAGTATAATTATTTCCTTTTAATAATCCAAGCGCAGTATTTTTTCGAAAATTATATATAATTAATCCTTTTCTTATTCTTTCCAAACTTTCTTTTTCGCCTTGCATATTATCTGTACAAATAACATAATCGGATATATCCATTTTCTCCATTTCATTCATCTGATTAATTTTTTTATTTGAAGTATACTGAAAAAAATCATATTTATTTTTATATATATTATTTTTTAATGTACTTAATATCTTCTCATTTTTTAAATAGTTTCCATAAACCTTATTGTAATTATCAGTAATTTTATTGGTTACAATCACTGAACTTAATATTACCATAATTATCAACATAAATAATATTATTACTACACTAAATAATTTAAATTTTACCTTTAAGTTTTTAATATAATTCATATAGTATCTCTCCATTACATTAATATAATAAATCCCTATTATATTATATAGCTTTTTTGGTAACAAATTCTATTATGCTGTCGATATTTTAACATTTTTATTTTAAAATAAACTATAAATAAAAGCATAGATATCAAACTAAATCAGTTATTTAAATTTCGCAAACTTCGTAGAATGATTGAAAATTCACTTGTCTAAATAGTGATTTACTAATTTAATCTATACCTAAAATTCCGTAGGTACGGAGGAATTTTTTCCTCGTTTTACTCCAAAAGCGAACTAACATTGATTTGTAACATTAAAAAAGCTCTAATAAATCTTGGTGAAAAAATCGTAAAATACTTAGATATTTTAATTGTCTGAGCATCTTTTCAGCGAGTTATTGAAATATCTTAGTATTTTACAATTTCTTTACCTTAGATTTATAGAGCTTTTTTAATGTTACAAATCAATGTTAGTTCGCAATATTTAATTACCTAATCCATTTAGAAGCCTCTATGGCATAATATGTTATAATCATATCTGCTCCTGCTCTTTTAATTGATAAAAGCGATTCAATGGCTATTGCCTTTTCATCTATCCATCCAAGCTTTGCACCAGCTTTTATCATAGCATATTCTCCGCTAACACTGTATGCTGCCATAGGAACATCAAATCTTTCTCTTGCAGTCTTTAAAACATCGAGATAAGAAAGTGCAGGTTTTACCATTACTATATCTGCCCCTTCGTTTATATCATCCTCAATTTCAAGCATTGCTTCCCTTGCATTTGCAGGGTCCATCTGATAGCTTTTTCTATTTCCAAACTTAGGCGCAGAATCAGCAGCCTCTCTAAATGGTCCATAAAAAGCGGAACAGTATTTTGCACTATAAGCCATTATCGAAACATTTTCATATCCGTTTTCATCAAGTGTATTTCTTATTTCCTCAATTCTTCCGTCCATCATATCTGAAGGTGCAACCATATCTGCTCCAGCCTTTGCATGAGAAAGTGCTATTTTAGCTATATACTTTATAGTTTCATCGTTATTTACATAACCATCATGAATTATTCCGCAGTGTCCATGGCTTGTATATTCGCACATGCATACATCTGTTATTATAAATAAATTTTTGTCTAGTTCTCTTATTTTTCTTACAGCCTTTTGAATGATTCCATTTTCATCAAAAGCTCCTGATCCTATCTCGTCTTTATAATCAGGTATCCCAAACAAAATTATTCCTTTAACTCCAGCCCCTCTTATTTCATCTATTATCTCTGGAAGTCTGTCCAAAGAATAATGATAATTATTAGGAAGAGATGGTATTTCTTTTTTTATATTTTCTCCTTCAACCACAAATAGTGGATATATAAAATCATTTGGACTTAGTGTAGTCTCCCTTACCATATCCCTTATATAACTATTTTTCCTTAGCCTTCTATGCCTTCTAAACATTTTTTTCCTCCTTACAGTTCTTTCATAACCTTTAGAAATCTTTCTATATCACTCTCAGTGTGTTTTACTCCTAAAAACATAGCTTCAAATTGCGAAGGTGGTACATATATTCCATTCTTTATCATATGTTCCGCAAACTTTGAAAACATCTTTGTATTAGATTTCTTTGCATCACTATAATTCTTAACCTCTCTAAGTTCTGTAAAGAATATAGTCATCATATTTACACACCTATTTACTACGAGTGGTATACCCTTTTTCTTTGCCACTTCATATATTCCATCTTGAAATTTTTCTCCAAGCTTATTCATATAATCATAATATTCTTGATGCTCATGAAGTTCTTTTAAAGATGCATATCCAGCAGCCATAACTATTGGATTACCTGACATTGTACCTGCCTGATATACTGGTCCAAGTGGACAAAGTTCTTTCATTATTTCTCTTCTGCCGCCGTAAGCACCACAAGGAAGTCCCCCTCCCATTATCTTTGCAAAAGTAACCAAATCAGGTTTTATTCCATATAAGCTTTGAGCACCTTTATACGCAACTCTAAAGCCTGACATAACTTCATCAAATATCAATACTGTT is a window of Clostridium pasteurianum DNA encoding:
- the hemB gene encoding porphobilinogen synthase: MFRRHRRLRKNSYIRDMVRETTLSPNDFIYPLFVVEGENIKKEIPSLPNNYHYSLDRLPEIIDEIRGAGVKGIILFGIPDYKDEIGSGAFDENGIIQKAVRKIRELDKNLFIITDVCMCEYTSHGHCGIIHDGYVNNDETIKYIAKIALSHAKAGADMVAPSDMMDGRIEEIRNTLDENGYENVSIMAYSAKYCSAFYGPFREAADSAPKFGNRKSYQMDPANAREAMLEIEDDINEGADIVMVKPALSYLDVLKTARERFDVPMAAYSVSGEYAMIKAGAKLGWIDEKAIAIESLLSIKRAGADMIITYYAIEASKWIR